AAGGAGCTTGTCGTCGGACGATGTCTCGGCGACGAAGCCACACCGGAAGAAGTCCTGTTGGGCACGCGCTACCGATCCGGCTCATCGTCGCGGACGTCGAATTCAGTTGCTGCAAATGTTGGTGCTGCCGTTTATACCAATCCTCGCATTGATCGTTCAGACTGCCAACACGCTCCACGACATCCTAATTTATCGGCAAGAGGTCTCGGACATCGAGACCCAGGTAACGGAAAACGCGACACGTTTTGGGGATGTAGGAAAACGCAACCGTATGGGAGTAATATGTAAGGAAAAAACCTTAAAGCTCTTTTTTCTGATCCCGTGTCGTGGACGGTTTACAAAGAAATGTCATAATACCACGTATTCGTTCCCCGTACTCGTTAATGCGGGTTACggtgtagaaaaaaaaaattcctctgCTAGCAGTGTTATACATTTTCATTATGAAAGTTTCTTGCAAACGCGTATCCCGTAGTCGCGTTAATCCGACGATTCGTTTTCTTgtcgtgtatttttttttttccttacgGACACGTAATTATGCGAGCAGTGTAATTAGGTCGGACTCGTATAATTCAGTGGCAATCGATCGAAATGAGTAAACATCCACCACACCTACACAGTCTGAGCGTGCTCGACGAGTCGTCCGTGAAACCGTCCATTTCTTCGATTGTCTCTGCATGCAGAGCATAGATCACTACATATAACGAATCGTTTCTGTTTATGATTTACAGCAGCCACTTTTCGATTTGCGTTCTTTGTCGACGAATAACCGGCAGAATGATTTCATCGAGATATTACACGCATCGATCGCCTGACCGGTGCATTTGATTATTTATCCACCATCGACGATGATATAAATAACCGGCAATAACCAATTCTATTGTTAGCCAATACGTTAGCTTTCGAGGAAGGTGGACTGGTATTGTTCCATTGTGCACCGAGTTCTTtgcaatgtttttttttttcgcacaGGACCGTATTGTTACAAGGGATGATCGATACTTTAAAATGTAGCTGGTTTTCCAATTAATTGAAGAATCACTAGGACGAAACGATACGAGAGAATGCGTATCGATGATTCTTTTTCTGGATACGTAACTATAAAACTATCTGTTATCCGTTACCAAACGTAACTACACCGTTCAAAGTGCGTTGTCGGAGATCCAGTATCTGATTGGAACACGATAACTATTAACGGGTTTTCCAATAAGAGCGACAGATCTTTGAATTCAAGTACAATGAAAAATACTCATGATAATCTAGTGCTTGTTGTTTTATCAGCACGATGATATCACATTGTACATGAAATATGATCACCACGATTACGTTTGGTGTAGCGAATACGATAAATTCATAAATTAGACTGTATTTTACCTTAATAACACGAATAATATTTGCTTTCAGATTGTCAATAGTTTGAGGTTTAATCATTGTCTAATCATTGATCTTGGATCTCGATATGCAACACTGGTAGTTCTACTGGTGTTAAAAGTTCTTTTTCTCTTATTGGAAAATCCTATGTCATTACCACGATCGAATAAATGCGTGTTTCACATTTTAAGTTCGATCAGAAACGTCGCTGAAATTTAACGTTTTGTCAACAAAGGGCTGGTCGTTACGTGACTTGTGAGAATGGGTAGGTAAAGAGGATTAACGTCCCTTAATTCCACTCTTACTCACGGTCGAAGAAATTTCCAATCTAGAACAAAGTAGTCTCGGTTCGTTCGTCACGATGAACATTACACGTAACTACAAGAGGGTGACGGCGGTGGTGGATAAGATCGAAATTCATCGAAACGGGGTGTAGCCTCGAGTACAGCTTCGACCTCTCCTCGATCTCGAATTACTTGTTTGACGAGAGCACGGTGCGCTATGGCACCGCAAAAGGCGGAAAAGAATGAACGCGCTCGCCTTCTCCCCGTCTCTTCGTCTTTGTCGTCGGTGTTTGCCGTCGATTGTAAGCGCGTCGAGAGCTTTATACTAATTCTTTGTTGATGCCCCGCCACGCCCTTTATAATGAAAATCTATAGGGTATTCCAATAACACATCCTGTAGAAATTGTGTCTACAATACTAGAACACTTTGGAATATCTTGAAAAGTATTAGCTGTAGGATAGATGCATTCTAAATTCTACATTCTATGAAGAAACAATTCCTACAATATTATGCCTTACTGGAAGCTATAGAAATTCTCTAACCAACGTTTTTacctattatttaaaataataaagataTTAAAATGTTTTCAGTGTTTTAGCGGTGTCACTCTATATAAGCAGAATAATGTTGCAACAATATACTCCCACCACCGTTACGTTAATTTGCGCGTGTCGTCGCGCAGGCAATCTATAATTATCGGAATACTTTAGGAGGGCGGAACGTAAAAGCGTCGACTTGCGAGTATAATAGAAGGCCATTTAGGTACTTGGAAGTTCGAGTGACCGTTCAATGTACACTCGGGAAGCATTCAGTTACTCTATCCTATCCACTTTGTCCTCTCGTCCCTTATACCCTTACGATTAGTTCCATCTCCTCTCGGAAGTTTCGTACAATCGAGAACAACGCCGGACATTATCTGGTAAACGGCCTCGTTCGGTCCATCTAACTTGCAATAGGTACTATAATCGTCGAAACGAAcattcgttctagaaaaatgatTAACACTCGGACGGCGTCGCGGCGCGGCGGCACGGGGTCCGTTCGCACCCCAACGTAAGCTCACATCAAATGAAATTCACTTTGATAATCATCggtatattatttaatactcAAGTACATAATAACTATTACTAATAAACACCGTGTTGCTTGTCCCCGGCCGCCAAATATCAATTGAGTTTCGTTGTCAACTGTTTTCAGGTAACAATTGCCACGGACTTGGGAAAGGTAGTTACGAGGATGCAGCTCGAAAGATCCGAGGTTGCATTCTACATTTATACCAACGGCAACACTCTCAGGTATTATCAAATGCAACCCCTATAATAGAAAGTTTCAAGTTGAAAGTCTCCCGAATATTTCGTCACGGAAAGAATGAGAATCACTGAGCGCCAATCCATCAAGGGGTTGAAAACAATTGTATCGGTTTCAGTTTCTAGAACAATTATGAGAATCGAAAAAATACtatcaaaaaaatatttccacgTATAACTGCCAAGTATATTTCACTATTTGCCGATAATATTGAAAGTAGCTTGATCTCTCGGCATACGTGACTCGGTGACAAAAGCCCTTCTTCCTAAGAAAAAGAAAGGTCTTTTCAGCCTAATGAAAACAGATGTGCGACAGGGTGTTCTTTAATCAAGATGCACTCGACATAATACATTTTTCCTGGTATTGGTCAACAGAACAATAGAGGAATACGAGAGCAGCTCGCTTCGGATAGTTCGCGATTCATTTACATAATTCATGAATTCAAGGTTTGGGATAATGATTAGAGCCGCATGATCGGCGAAACGCGACGCGTTGTACCCAACCCTTCCGCTTCGATTCTTTCGCAGAACAGAGGAAAAGTTCGCAGAAAAGTACGCCACGAAATTTCCACCGTGAGAACAGTTCCATGAtccttgaaaaaaaaaaactcgatCTCGGTTAAACGCGAACTAAAACGGACAAACAAGTTGCCTTCGGTGGCGATTTATCGACGTAGTTAACTAATTAGTCACGGACTCTTACACCTGTTCAAGGTCGAACTTGACGCAGAGGTTCGCCATAACCGATCAGGCTCTTCACAATATGACTACGTGGCCCCTGGTCTCGGTGCCGAGGGACGAGAGCAAGACGCAAACCTATGACGTGGTCAGCAAAGAGGCCTTTCAAGCACGTCTCGAGGATTTCAGGTAACAAATCGATCGAAAAATACTCGACGTGTCTTCGCTCTAGACAGAGCAAATTTACGCGCTAATGACGTCAGAAAATCGTGTGCCTCGTGTGCCTGACGGTTTCGCTTTGATCGCCATAACATTGACGCGCAACTATTTAACCCTTTTGGAGTTGTGTGCACTTATAAGCTCTCGATCGATCGATACACTATGCACGGTGAACATTTGCGGTCGTTCAGCAGTGCATGTTCAACGAATGCAACCATGAGATTTTAAATTATAAGAACAAAAGGGTTAAAACGTTACGCAAGCAATTCTCGAGTAATATTCCTTTTTTAACGATAAAAATATGATCTGGAGATCTCATAACGTGTTTCACTATTATAACATTTTCCTTGTTTATAGGTCGGAAAGCAAAATTATGACCAAGCTCGACAGATAGTCCTCCAACGAGATACATATATTTACACATTGAATTAGTTCTAATGATATCCTTTGTGGAAACAATATTCGCTTGTATGGAAAGTTACGGCCGAAGCGTCTATTCCCTCGAGCCCTCGTTCCCGACACTTGTTGAATTTCCATTCAGCCTCGAAGTGGAGAATTCTATTTTATCGCGAGCCTCTCCCTGTTGGTCAACGTGATAAGAAATTTCCTCCTAAGGGTTTCGACGGATCGAATTCTTATTCGTGAAATATCGCGATACTTTTTgcaatagaaaattattttttgaaaaCTGACCGCATTATTAAAAGACGTAATTTCGTCGTTTTtattcgttttatttgtttccaATACTCGCGTTTATACTCTCTCCTTGCGGAAATCTGCTATATTTCTTACGATTCCGATTTACATCTGTAGATAACTGTTTTCGAAATCCTCTAATCTCCGATATTTTATAACATCGATGCCTAAAACTCTAACGTCCGAGATAAGATTTCGTAAATAGGTAATTTCCAGATACCAAATGTAACAGTTACTTTAAACATTATTTCACGATGCGAACGGGTTAATTACGGTAGGAGAGCCAAAAAGCGCGGAACGGAAGTGCGCGTACATCACTGAAGCGACGTAAGCTTTACAACAGTACGTTCGTGTCGTATTTGTCTTCGTGTATTGATCGATTATAAAAATACGTGACCAGGGCCCCGGTTTTTCCAAGATCAAGTCGAATCGGAACTATACCACGAgtcgcgataaaaaaaaaaagagggcaAAAGAATGAAAAATCAGACGTCGGATATTAGCCAATATTTCTACTTGTTGCTTGGGAAAAATAATACGACAAAGTTTTCTACCGTGTCTTACTCATCGATGAATGAAGAAAAATTGATGATCGTTTCGTATTGTGATCCAGAGATAGACACGGAAGCACGATGGAACAACATTAATGCACCTCGATCGGGAATATTTGCAGAAGGCGGCACGTTTTTCATTTGGCCGAACTGAAAACGATATACTACATACATACTAGGAGCCCAGCAACGGGGCACGTTTACCCGATAAATCGATACGACGATGGAGTATCGGTACGGCCAGTCCAGACCCACTCTCCTCGAAATTCACTCGCATTATAAAAGCTCTGGGAAATTTTCATGGCGGACGGAATCTACGGAACCATACGATGCACATATTTGGAAAAAGAAAACATATTTAAGTACTTATTATGCTTGACACTGTTTTCATAGTGTCAGTtgattttttaagaaattttaaCTTATTCTTATTGCTCGAAGAACACGATTGATTAATATTTGAACTCTTGCAGATCAAAGTGTAATCGAGCTTAAAGGCGTGTTAGACCGCGGAAGAATCTTCTTCGTAGGAAATTCTCCATCGATCGAACGCAAGGTCTGGTGGTTTCTCGTGTTAGCTATTATGACCACATGCCAGACAATAGAACACGTTTCTGTCAGCGGGAGCATCGGTAACAAGCCGTTAACGATCCTCTTCGTCTTCCAGCCTTGAGATATTACTCGCGACTGACCAAGTTTTGATGGGGAAGAGAGATAGATATGGACCGTATTAACTGGAGCTCATCGGGGATAAAATAACGTTGTTCGATTCCCGATGTTTTATTAGTCTTTTCGGGCACGACCGTTCCGGTCATCAACTGTATTACATATTTAGTACGGCCGTCTAGGTGATTATTTTGAACGTTCTAACTTCTACGTCCATGGCTCGTTTCATTTCGGTCAATTAGTGCTCTAATGACATTCATTTTGTCGACTTGGGTTCTGCGTATTAAGGGCGTACGCGATCGTTTTCGAGATACTTGGATAAAAAGTTTTCGAACGGAACACCCTCCGTATAAATTGAAACGTTAAAGGGAGGTACGGCTAATTCGATGCGCTCGCTCCACTTTACAATTTTGTTTCACCTGTAATCAGATTGGCGCGCATAAAATGTCATCTTTTTATTCGATCAAAGGTCAGGATGCTATAGTTAAACAACGCCGCGTCCTTCGAACGTAAACGCTTCCAGATACGTGAATTTTCGACTAGGTTTATGTCACGACTTCGTAGCAAAGTTGTGCATACGCATTGACGAACCATGAAACAGCCAAACGAGGGTGTCACACTCGCGTGGATTACTCTTTTTCTTCTTTGTCGCTTCTCGGCCTTCTCCATTGAATCACCTTTACGAGTAATAGATGAGGTTGTCACACATGAGCGCGTGACCGCCCATTTGGAGCAGTAGACAATATTTTTAGACCCCTCTGCCCACCTCCCTCCTTTCGTctctcctcggttttctctttctTCCTCCACAACTATCGCGTTTTCTGACTAAAACCTCTGGCGGTACAACAACGTTTAGATCGATCGAATCTCAGTTCGGTGAATGCGAACTCGAAACAATGAAACTTCCATCGGATACTCCTTTTTCTATCAACGTCGAACGACTAAATAGTTGAATAAGCTTTACTGTTTTCGAAATTTACTTCGATAGGGCTAAAAATAGTTTAAAAGGTTCCTTGACATGTCGATAATATAATTCTTAAAATTTCTTTCCTGTTCCTCAGGCAGAAGATAAGTTCAGAGGAGAGCAGCATCACCGAGGTGATGGCGTGGTATACGAGCGTAAATGCAGCGATGTTGGACCATCTGACTAATCAGATTAAAGAAACGGACAACAGCGGTGTATGGAGGTTACAAAAAAAGATATACAATTAATTAGTTCGATCCCATACCAAAAGATTGCGAGTTTCTCCCCCTTTTCGTAACTATCGCTCCGTCAACAGTTCCGTTTACCGTCGCAGCTAATTAAGAACATAGAAATCAATTATCGTTTCAGGTATTTAATagcatttaaaaatttactaAGGAGCATCGAAAGCCTGGGTATTGCTTCCGTGTATGGAATCAATTATTTCGGACGCGGAATTCTTGTGGGGGATAATTACGTCAGCTACGTACGCCACGAAGCTCTTGGGCGTGACCTTCTCACCGGATCCCTTACATACGTGCCTTCTCTTAAACATTTTTACGCAGAGCTCACCCGCACCATGCCGGATTACAGTAGAATAAAATCTAGGTACGTAAAGAGAACGCGAGAGAATATTTTAATTCTCGCGACGGTAAAGATTTCCGATTTTAAAATGAATTGTGCGTTGCAGACGGAACGAAATTTTGAAAAACCAAAAAAGAGAGCCAAGCGTGGATGACGCGATCGTTTATTTCGATTCAATGGCGACGTACGTAGACGAGTTAAGGAAACTTCAGCGAGAATTGCGCCGTATGATAAGGTAAACTATTCTAGCGAAGTTGTTTCGAATCTGCTGAACATTGCAAGTGTATCGGTAATGGTTGTTATTCTAATTTAACACAGGAATTATGTGAATTCAACCTTGCAAGATGCAAGCAATAAGGAAGTTGCCGGAATAGCTATAGTCGTTCTAGTGTTGGTCGTTTCTCCTATTATTATAATACTAGTGCGTAACGCGGTTGCTACAATACAAGTAAGTAAAGTGTACTTTTAAAACGTTGAAACACCGTATCCGAGACCGTACACGACTCATGTAGCCAGAGCCCCGTTTGCCGGCATGCCGTTTACCGGTAAACGTAAACGGCATGCCGTTTTCCGgcgtccaccgcgtggaggaggggttggcacttGCTGTGAGATCAACACTGCACCGAGGGTGCAATATTTCATTCCACAGCTTTGAACGCCATTTAATGTATACAGAGAGTTTCTGGTTAATCTTGTAAAACTGCAGAAGCACATTctattaaaataaacaaaagtGTTATTTTTCTTCTCTTGTTTAAACAGAATGTGCTTCTGCAACAAACGAATCACGGAACACCCTCTgtatacgattaaaatattttcgttatAAAAAAAGTAATACTTCCTTTCCATCGATAAAAAATATTAGATGTATGCTGCTAATTTGGCGCAAAAAGCACGAGAACTTAAACAGGAAAAAGGAAAGAGCGATACGTTGCTTTTCCAAATGTTACCTCCTAGCGTCGCTCAGCAATTGAAGCAAACTCAACAGGTACTTTGGCAATGATTCCCGCATTTGCATtattgcaatggcttttaaacgtTTGTTCTCGTTTGAAAGGTTCCGGCCGAATATTACGAAGCAGTGACTGTGTACTTCAGCGACATCGTTGGATTCACCGAAATCGCTGCCGAAAACACACCTCTAGAAGTAAATATTTTTTCCTacgaaataaaagaaaagatTCTCCGTTTGTTCCTATTTCAAATCGTCGTACACTTTCAGGTTGTAACATTTCTGAATTCGATTTACAAACTTTTCGATGCCCGCATCGAATGCTACGATGTGTACAAAGTTGAAACCATCGGTGATTCGTACATGGTTGCTTCTGGCTTGCCTGTTAGAAATGGTAGATAATCTTATCTACGTTCCTATTACACAGGGTTTCCCAATAAGAGTAAtcaaatttttcatttaaataaaatgtaaactacAAGAGACAATCTGGTGCTCGTTGTTTTTTCTGTGTGTATCTCTCTGCGATGATTTATAAAGCactacaaaataaaaatataacgtGGCTCGAACAAGCGTGTGTCGCTCTTATTGGAGAAACCCTTATATCAATGTGTTTATTTAAACGAGTTTAATTGCGGTTTATCTTATAGGCGACAAACATGTATCGGAGATAGCGACAATGGCACTCGATCTTCTGGCAGCATCCTCGGTGTTTCAGGTACCAAAGAGACCAGGAGAACGGCTTCAAATCCGAAGCGGTGCTCATACAGGACCTGTCGTTGCTGGAATAGTTGGAAGCAAAATGCCCCGTTACTGTCTATTCGGTGACACGGTGAATACGGCGAGCCGTATGGAATCAACTGGGGAAGGTATGTATCATCTTCCTTATACGTATATCTTACTGTTCTGTATCGAGGATTTTTGGTTCGCTAGAgcaaatagaaaaatatttcttaatattGCTCTTGCACGCAGCTCTGCGAATACATATTAGTTTGGAAATGAAAAAAGCTTTGGACGCTGTGGGTGGATTCAAAATCGTGCATCGTGGTTTGGTGGATGTAAAGGTGAAGACACAGgagttaattatttttaatatcaaaCAAAAATGGAtacgataatattaatattaatattagggTAAAGGACTAATGGACACCTACTGGCTAGAATGTAAAGATGGTGGAATCGCCCGTGCGGCGGAATTAGATCTGCCGTCGTTCTTCGAGGACGTCCGACCAGTTTTCATACGTCGTCTAAGAGAAGAGGGCACCCTCTGATGCGAGCCGTATTCCCGACGGGACCTCTGGTACCTAAATCGTCCGCCCACTCCTTACATTCGCCTTTCGCAGCCCAACCTTATCGACCACTTGAAGAAACCGACTCAAGGTCGCAAGAACCGACTTTCCCATCCGAATCTTCACATTACCCCGGTAAAGCCTCCTCCCCAGTCACAGTCCAGCATCGAATCCCAGGACTCGGTAACGTACGAAGGAACCCATTCGACGACCCCCTGTCCGCCGAGTTACTCGCCTGCGAGCCAACGTAGTCGATACTCCCAACCGAATTTGCCCACTCTCCTAATATCTTACGATAGACGGTCGGGCGGTGGTTCTCCGGATCGTCGTATCAGAATGTCCCAGCCAACTCTAAACTCCAGCTTCAGCGGCATTAATTTTGCCGGGATGAATCGCGTTGGCAACAGGCTGTCTTACATAAGTCTCCGAACAGCAGCGTCCGGAGATAACAGCGTAAACGAGGAAAAGCTGTCGGCGCCTAGAGTGCACGGTGGTAGCTCGAGAGGAAGTTTGACGATGGAGCAAAGTACCTCGAGACTATCACAACCGGACGTTAGACGATTCGTGTTGCGGCACGAAGTGCCAGCTAAACGGGAACGCCTCTCTCAGCCGACTCTGGTAACCGGTGATTACCATCCAGGTCGCGGCCAACAGAGATTGTCTCAGCCGTGTCTGAGCACCGAAAAGGAGCTCAATCTACCCACCATGGTATTTCATTCCCCTTCTCCGCCGCCTATTAAGCATAAGAGATTCTCCCCGGCCATACACGCCAGCCAGAGGGACCGTCTCTCACAGCTGGATTTCGGCGCGAAGTACAGAAATTTCAAAGAGTCTGCTACGACAAAATTTAACCGGGATCGATTCTCGATACCAGAATTGGAGACGCAGAACGATCTCCGACTGATAGCCGGCACTCCGAAGCAAAGGTTTAGTTTGGACAGCCAGCTGACGCGAAATCAGGACGTAACACGGTCTAGGCTGCTGCCGATCGCCAGTTCCCCCATCAGCGAACACCAGCAGACCAAAACCAACGAACCGGCTACACCAATATCCGGGAGTAAACTCAAGAGCCCCGCGAAGGAAGGCCTTGGAAGCGTACTTGTAACGACCACTACTCCGATATTACCGGCACACGAAAGACAACTTTTGTCGTccgagctgctttcgatcaagaaGAACTCTATCGCGACAACCACCAGGTTGAGCAAAGTTCCCTCGGTGTTGCCGATTCACACCAGAGAGAGGATGTCTGTGCCCGAGATAAGAAACTCGAGTTTACGTCGGTTACTCGATCCGCCGACCAGACAGAGGCACAGCATCACGGGCAACTTGAGACAGAGCATCATCTCTCCGCTGAGGCCTCTCGACTTTGGTAAGAAAACACCGAAACATTTGTTCGAGGAAGCTCTGGAAAGATTCAAAAGAGACGAGAAGGAAGAGAATCGAAAAAATGAAATGTCCAACTCGGAAACTATCGTCGATATCGTCGACGGGCCGAAACACATACAaaagcattattcgtatacgtaCGAGAACACGGACGAGACTTCCACGCTCCTGGGGAAACTAAGCGTATCGGCGATACCGAAAAAGAAATATCTGGAAAGTAATTTTGACGAGAACGAACAAGTAATCACGACGGTGATTGAAACCGACGTACCGATGATAACGGTCAGTCCGAAGTACGTGAAAAAATCAACCTACTCGAGCGAGACCCCGAAGTGGATCAAGAAATACTTGGAGAACGAAAGTCCAAAAGTAGGGAGAAAGGCAATTGTTAACAAGGAAAAGAACAGCAGAAGGAGCAGCCGGAGGAAAAGCTCGTTAGAGTCGATGGAAGGTGAAAAAGTCGTCAAGAAAGTTCGCTCAAAGTCGGTTAGCAGCGGCGAAAGAAGCCCGATGGTGAAGAACATCATTTCGCAGCCTGAAACGAAGAACATGAAGAATACGTACGTGAGGATTCTACCCTCGAACAATGCTGTGCGTGAAAACAAATACGAGGTGAAGGTAGAGAACAACTGGACCGATGGAAATATTCATGGATACTATGGAGACGAGTGCGATGACACCGACTCCGACGATTCCACGTCTATTTAAGTCAAAAGAATGATATACTGACACAAAATTAACCGGAAAGGCAAAAGAAGGAAATGCAAAAAAAGCAGAAATAAAAACTTCCGAGTCCGACCGGACTGAACTATGACATTTACGAATTGGTGCAGCTAGGAATTTaccaaaaataaaaagaattttcaCGTTCTGTACTTAAACCATTTAAAGGCTATGAATTTGATAACAATTGATATTTTCACCAAAATAGTTACTAAATATGGATCACGCACAAAAAGACATAGTTCGACTAGcctaaacacacacacacacacacatacacgagAGCGAAATAACGAAAGTTAACGAGCCCAAACTGAAATATTTTCTCATATTCTTGTATATATCGTCAAGACTAACCGGCGTAGAGATTTGCAAAAGAAGGAATAGGTATATGTATATAGATAGGATGTTCCATTTTTCATAAGCACCATAAATATTTCTACTGCtgttaaaaatatgaaaattgcaCGCTTCTGGTAACGGCGAAATCATTTAATTATTCATCGTAAATGAAACATCCAGTACATATTTATAACGAGAACCTCTGGATCTCAATGCGTTCATTCAAGTCGAGCTGGGGAGTGTTGTTTTTATCGACGTAAAACTAAGGTACCTTGTAAATACTCGAATTGTATTCGATTAAGCTCACATCGCTAAATGTTTACGTATAGTTCATGAATTTTGGGAA
The Colletes latitarsis isolate SP2378_abdomen chromosome 14, iyColLati1, whole genome shotgun sequence DNA segment above includes these coding regions:
- the LOC143350162 gene encoding uncharacterized protein LOC143350162 isoform X1, whose translation is MLTIQNEMSPRNGSCVAEVSSVRSLSSDDVSATKPHRKKSCWARATDPAHRRGRRIQLLQMLVLPFIPILALIVQTANTLHDILIYRQEVSDIETQVTIATDLGKVVTRMQLERSEVAFYIYTNGNTLRSNLTQRFAITDQALHNMTTWPLVSVPRDESKTQTYDVVSKEAFQARLEDFRQKISSEESSITEVMAWYTSVNAAMLDHLTNQIKETDNSGVWRYLIAFKNLLRSIESLGIASVYGINYFGRGILVGDNYVSYVRHEALGRDLLTGSLTYVPSLKHFYAELTRTMPDYSRIKSRRNEILKNQKREPSVDDAIVYFDSMATYVDELRKLQRELRRMIRNYVNSTLQDASNKEVAGIAIVVLVLVVSPIIIILVRNAVATIQMYAANLAQKARELKQEKGKSDTLLFQMLPPSVAQQLKQTQQVPAEYYEAVTVYFSDIVGFTEIAAENTPLEVVTFLNSIYKLFDARIECYDVYKVETIGDSYMVASGLPVRNGDKHVSEIATMALDLLAASSVFQVPKRPGERLQIRSGAHTGPVVAGIVGSKMPRYCLFGDTVNTASRMESTGEALRIHISLEMKKALDAVGGFKIVHRGLVDVKGKGLMDTYWLECKDGGIARAAELDLPSFFEDVRPVFIRRLREEGTL
- the LOC143350162 gene encoding uncharacterized protein LOC143350162 isoform X2; the encoded protein is MSPRNGSCVAEVSSVRSLSSDDVSATKPHRKKSCWARATDPAHRRGRRIQLLQMLVLPFIPILALIVQTANTLHDILIYRQEVSDIETQVTIATDLGKVVTRMQLERSEVAFYIYTNGNTLRSNLTQRFAITDQALHNMTTWPLVSVPRDESKTQTYDVVSKEAFQARLEDFRQKISSEESSITEVMAWYTSVNAAMLDHLTNQIKETDNSGVWRYLIAFKNLLRSIESLGIASVYGINYFGRGILVGDNYVSYVRHEALGRDLLTGSLTYVPSLKHFYAELTRTMPDYSRIKSRRNEILKNQKREPSVDDAIVYFDSMATYVDELRKLQRELRRMIRNYVNSTLQDASNKEVAGIAIVVLVLVVSPIIIILVRNAVATIQMYAANLAQKARELKQEKGKSDTLLFQMLPPSVAQQLKQTQQVPAEYYEAVTVYFSDIVGFTEIAAENTPLEVVTFLNSIYKLFDARIECYDVYKVETIGDSYMVASGLPVRNGDKHVSEIATMALDLLAASSVFQVPKRPGERLQIRSGAHTGPVVAGIVGSKMPRYCLFGDTVNTASRMESTGEALRIHISLEMKKALDAVGGFKIVHRGLVDVKGKGLMDTYWLECKDGGIARAAELDLPSFFEDVRPVFIRRLREEGTL
- the LOC143350162 gene encoding uncharacterized protein LOC143350162 isoform X3; the encoded protein is MQLERSEVAFYIYTNGNTLRSNLTQRFAITDQALHNMTTWPLVSVPRDESKTQTYDVVSKEAFQARLEDFRQKISSEESSITEVMAWYTSVNAAMLDHLTNQIKETDNSGVWRYLIAFKNLLRSIESLGIASVYGINYFGRGILVGDNYVSYVRHEALGRDLLTGSLTYVPSLKHFYAELTRTMPDYSRIKSRRNEILKNQKREPSVDDAIVYFDSMATYVDELRKLQRELRRMIRNYVNSTLQDASNKEVAGIAIVVLVLVVSPIIIILVRNAVATIQMYAANLAQKARELKQEKGKSDTLLFQMLPPSVAQQLKQTQQVPAEYYEAVTVYFSDIVGFTEIAAENTPLEVVTFLNSIYKLFDARIECYDVYKVETIGDSYMVASGLPVRNGDKHVSEIATMALDLLAASSVFQVPKRPGERLQIRSGAHTGPVVAGIVGSKMPRYCLFGDTVNTASRMESTGEALRIHISLEMKKALDAVGGFKIVHRGLVDVKGKGLMDTYWLECKDGGIARAAELDLPSFFEDVRPVFIRRLREEGTL
- the LOC143350164 gene encoding uncharacterized protein LOC143350164, coding for MSQPTLNSSFSGINFAGMNRVGNRLSYISLRTAASGDNSVNEEKLSAPRVHGGSSRGSLTMEQSTSRLSQPDVRRFVLRHEVPAKRERLSQPTLVTGDYHPGRGQQRLSQPCLSTEKELNLPTMVFHSPSPPPIKHKRFSPAIHASQRDRLSQLDFGAKYRNFKESATTKFNRDRFSIPELETQNDLRLIAGTPKQRFSLDSQLTRNQDVTRSRLLPIASSPISEHQQTKTNEPATPISGSKLKSPAKEGLGSVLVTTTTPILPAHERQLLSSELLSIKKNSIATTTRLSKVPSVLPIHTRERMSVPEIRNSSLRRLLDPPTRQRHSITGNLRQSIISPLRPLDFGKKTPKHLFEEALERFKRDEKEENRKNEMSNSETIVDIVDGPKHIQKHYSYTYENTDETSTLLGKLSVSAIPKKKYLESNFDENEQVITTVIETDVPMITVSPKYVKKSTYSSETPKWIKKYLENESPKVGRKAIVNKEKNSRRSSRRKSSLESMEGEKVVKKVRSKSVSSGERSPMVKNIISQPETKNMKNTYVRILPSNNAVRENKYEVKVENNWTDGNIHGYYGDECDDTDSDDSTSI